In a single window of the Silurus meridionalis isolate SWU-2019-XX chromosome 8, ASM1480568v1, whole genome shotgun sequence genome:
- the LOC124389943 gene encoding brain-enriched guanylate kinase-associated protein-like isoform X2, which produces MRREAHKCSLQEQKEDLRKRLTYTTHKLEMLECEFDATKQYLETELKRAQEELEKFTDKLRRIQSSYTALQRINQELEENFNQKTQQYEEEKRTLTREIVVLNSHLMEAKITIKKLKEDNDLYKKDCNSVAQLLQCGKSHHRAPKQSKLPNDFQENASSQIKDHGQGRGKALRHSPYSDAASTVIAKVLEKPEPGSSCPVTRSPSPLPQDPEFLAKSAMNSVDTLQHHGVYKSSDLYCSDTALYCPTDEGRQDRWQGRPKSVDLQGSVLEPRISTERHLEDYNFHSQYSPNDVALHEFAAGSTPTSGSYSSFSVASDEKGLAPSSTLSSSHLALYLDWWDGDYECKSTLSYDKESPRFPKSHSFQHMTSSPQKGNSPVYMRTPSCYSEPYRSTRLSSSHSTGSPGVPKDSCGSIRIPEEDLLGRWRHLSVEDINSFSYRNPGRVSPYSFSEQHFAMGPSQTKLGPLYSTVRKGDDAFHTALPDSCFSTSPGSSLAPSPKHSLGLCKTEKGPMNQSNNSLQEHKSTLFLAGIPKDNESTVSNEYVEVSRRSSAETLHQSPLDASSARHYQLQSPGPHRKTSPQHQKFTSTGLSRKDSLTKAQLYGTLLN; this is translated from the exons TTCATTGCAGGAACAAAAGGAGGACCTACGGAAGCGGCTGACCTACACCACCCATAAACTGGAGATGCTGGAGTGTGAGTTTGATGCCACCAAGCAGTACCTGGAGACGGAACTGAAACGGGCCCAGGAAGAGCTGGAGAAATTCACTGACAAGCTACGCAG GATACAAAGCAGTTATACAGCACTGCAGAGGATAAATCAGGAACTAGAGGAGAACTTTAACCAAAAG ACACAGCAATATGAAGAGGAGAAAAGGACACTCACTCGTGAGATCGTCGTACTCAATAGTCATTTAATGGAGGCCAAAATCACTATTAAAAAGCTAAAAGAAGACAAt GACCTGTACAAGAAGGACTGCAACAGTGTAGCTCAGCTCCTGCAGTGTGGAAAATCCCATCACAGAGCACCGAAGCAGTCCAAG CTCCCCAATGACTTCCAAGAAAATGCAAGTTCTCAAATAAAAGATCATGGGCAGGGGAGAGGCAAGGCCCTGCGCCACTCACCCTACTCTGATGCTGCGTCAACAGTCATCGCCAAAGTACTGGAGAAGCCTGAGCCAGGTAGTAGCTGCCCAGTCACTCGCTCACCAAGCCCACTGCCTCAAGATCCAGAATTTCTGGCAAAAAGCGCAATGAACAGTGTAGATACTCTCCAACACCATGGTGTATATAAATCTTCTGACCTGTACTGCAGTGACACGGCACTGTATTGTCCCACGGATGAGGGGCGACAGGATCGCTGGCAGGGGCGTCCGAAGAGCGTGGACCTCCAAGGTAGCGTTCTCGAACCGAGGATTTCCACAGAGAGACACTTGGAGGATTACAACTTTCACTCTCAGTACTCTCCTAATGATGTGGCTCTACACGAATTTGCAGCAGGCTCCACGCCAACGTCAGGCTCCTACTCTAGCTTTAGTGTGGCTTCAGATGAGAAGGGCCTTGCTCCCAGCAGCACCCTTTCCTCTTCTCACCTGGCTCTATACTTGGACTGGTGGGATGGCGATTATGAGTGCAAAAGCACGTTGTCATATGACAAGGAGAGCCCCAGGTTTCCTAAGTCACACAGCTTTCAACATATGACCTCGAGTCCACAAAAGGGTAACTCTCCAGTCTATATGCGTACACCGTCTTGCTACAGCGAGCCATATCGCTCAACACGGCTTAGTTCCTCTCACAGCACCGGCTCCCCGGGAGTGCCAAAAGACAGCTGCGGTAGCATCCGTATTCCCGAGGAGGACCTACTAGGCCGCTGGAGGCATCTGAGTGTGGAGGACATCAACAGCTTTTCATATCGCAATCCTGGCCGTGTTTCTCCTTACAGCTTTTCTGAGCAGCACTTTGCCATGGGCCCTTCTCAGACCAAATTAGGTCCCCTGTACAGCACTGTGCGGAAAGGAGACGACGCTTTCCACACAGCGTTGCCAGATTCCTGCTTCTCCACTTCACCTGGCTCCAGCTTGGCACCAAGCCCCAAGCACAGTCTTGGCTTGTGTAAGACTGAAAAGGGGCCAATGAATCAGTCAAACAACAGCCTCCAAGAGCATAAGAGCACCCTTTTCCTTGCTGGAATCCCAAAAGACAACGAGAGCACTGTGAGCAACGAATATGTAGAGGTAAGCCGGAGGAGCTCAGCCGAAACATTACACCAGTCTCCACTGGATGCTTCCAGTGCACGGCACTACCAGCTTCAAAGTCCAGGGCCACATAGGAAGACTTCTCCACAGCACCAAAAATTCACAAGCACAGGACTTAGTCGAAAGGACAGTCTCACCAAAGCTCAACTGTATGGGACACTGCTTAACTGA